A single genomic interval of Plantibacter sp. Leaf314 harbors:
- a CDS encoding cysteine protease StiP family protein has product MTIDAAALPEPLTGPDFGSYDASEVQWLLTDLGDTRLEADASEREAAIQSGRAHYAESLPIEYLPSPEYEELYRDALVRSSRRLAVAVGVVTDLVLASRANRPVLVSLARAGTPIGILMRRWAKEVRGIDAPHYTMSIVRGVGVDGTALRYLAAHHDPEQIAFIDGWTGKGAIARELTEALELFAQTDGVRFSDELAVLADPGHCVPVYGTRDDYLIPSACLNSTVSGLVSRTVYNRELLSDDQFHGAKFYRELSSHDVSGAFLDAVSGRFSEVLDDVAAGVQEASTADREPSWIGWAAVERIREQYDIPSVNLVKPGVGETTRVLLRRVPWKVLVSPDALDDVAHVLLLAEQRGVPVEVVPGLPYSCVGLINPLSDAAAGDAQ; this is encoded by the coding sequence GTGACCATCGACGCCGCCGCCCTGCCCGAGCCGCTCACCGGCCCCGACTTCGGGTCGTACGACGCGAGCGAGGTGCAGTGGCTCCTCACCGACCTCGGCGACACCCGCCTCGAAGCCGACGCGTCCGAACGCGAGGCCGCGATCCAGAGCGGCCGCGCGCACTACGCCGAGTCCCTGCCCATCGAGTACCTGCCCTCGCCCGAGTACGAGGAGCTGTACCGGGACGCCCTCGTGCGGTCGAGCCGTCGCCTCGCCGTGGCCGTCGGCGTCGTCACGGACCTCGTCCTGGCGTCCCGCGCGAACCGGCCCGTGCTCGTGTCGCTCGCCCGCGCCGGCACGCCCATCGGCATCCTCATGCGCCGCTGGGCGAAGGAGGTCCGTGGGATCGACGCCCCGCACTACACGATGAGCATCGTCCGCGGCGTCGGGGTCGACGGGACGGCGCTGCGGTACCTCGCCGCCCACCACGACCCCGAGCAGATCGCCTTCATCGACGGCTGGACCGGCAAGGGCGCCATCGCACGTGAACTCACGGAGGCGCTGGAGCTGTTCGCCCAGACCGACGGTGTCCGATTCTCCGACGAGCTGGCGGTCCTCGCCGACCCGGGCCACTGCGTCCCCGTGTACGGCACCCGCGACGACTACCTCATCCCCTCGGCCTGCCTGAACTCCACCGTCTCCGGGCTCGTCTCACGCACCGTCTACAACCGCGAGCTCCTCTCCGACGACCAGTTCCACGGCGCCAAGTTCTACCGGGAGTTGAGCAGCCACGACGTCTCCGGAGCCTTCCTCGACGCCGTGTCGGGCCGCTTCTCCGAGGTGCTCGACGATGTCGCCGCCGGCGTGCAGGAGGCCTCCACGGCCGACCGTGAGCCGAGTTGGATCGGGTGGGCCGCCGTCGAGCGCATCCGCGAGCAGTACGACATCCCGAGCGTCAACCTGGTGAAGCCCGGCGTCGGCGAGACCACGCGCGTCCTCCTCCGCCGAGTGCCGTGGAAGGTGCTCGTGTCGCCCGACGCCCTCGACGACGTGGCGCACGTACTCCTCCTCGCCGAACAACGCGGGGTGCCGGTCGAGGTCGTGCCCGGCCTGCCCTACAGCTGCGTCGGGCTCATCAACCCGCTGAGCGACGCCGCCGCCGGAGACGCCCAGTGA
- a CDS encoding molybdenum cofactor guanylyltransferase: protein MPVDAIILAGGRSSRLGGVAKASLLHDGRTLLQLAIEAARLTGGAIVIVGPDAETAEPAAETTEPVRFVREHPAFGGPAAAIAAGLHALREEGPSSAHLRSPSAPLRSPSLSRGVAVLACDMPGAAPALAVILETAALATAQEPDVDGWIAVDASGRDQPLLGVYRSDALERRVAELQAAQPSGDLTGVAVRHLLSGLGLRRVAVPEGGSADVDTWADAAALGVVASETPTTPAPTDPASTTTSSTPRSPHDR, encoded by the coding sequence ATGCCCGTCGACGCGATCATCCTCGCGGGAGGGCGATCGTCCCGTCTCGGCGGGGTCGCGAAGGCCTCGCTGCTGCACGACGGACGGACGCTGCTCCAGCTCGCGATCGAGGCCGCACGCCTCACCGGCGGGGCGATCGTGATCGTCGGACCCGATGCCGAGACGGCCGAGCCCGCCGCTGAGACGACTGAGCCCGTCCGATTCGTCCGCGAGCACCCCGCCTTCGGTGGTCCCGCCGCCGCCATCGCCGCGGGCTTGCACGCGCTCCGCGAGGAGGGACCTTCGAGCGCGCACCTCCGGTCCCCGAGCGCACCTCTCCGGTCCCCGAGCTTGTCGAGGGGCGTCGCCGTCCTCGCCTGCGACATGCCTGGCGCGGCTCCGGCGCTCGCCGTCATCCTCGAGACCGCGGCGCTCGCGACCGCCCAGGAACCAGACGTCGACGGTTGGATCGCGGTCGACGCGAGTGGCCGCGACCAGCCGCTGCTCGGCGTGTACCGGAGCGACGCCCTCGAGCGTCGGGTGGCCGAGCTGCAGGCTGCACAGCCGAGCGGCGATCTCACGGGGGTCGCCGTGCGTCACCTCCTGTCCGGCCTCGGGCTTCGGCGGGTGGCCGTCCCCGAGGGCGGCTCCGCCGACGTCGACACCTGGGCCGACGCGGCAGCGTTGGGTGTCGTCGCGAGCGAGACGCCGACGACGCCGGCTCCGACGGATCCCGCGTCCACCACCACGTCCAGCACCCCGAGGAGTCCCCATGACCGATGA
- a CDS encoding toxic anion resistance protein, translating into MSTPLTPPDANDQAAASLVLHAPDAPDVVQAEEAPGMVPVPAERQTEIQQQARSFVTEVATLDPRSPEFTQKIEGINQIGGKEMVQSSGYSSRMLERSSTSVAGAKRSGDSAQIKVATTLGDLRSTVEDLTPNQADLGVGRKILGFIPGGNKLAKYFQKYESAQTQLDKIIKSLMAGQDELLKDNAALAGEKVQLWETMQALSEYAVFAKALDAACVEKIDQARSAGRVEEAQKLEADVLFPVRQRHQDILTQLAVSVQGYLAMDLIRKNNLELIKGVDRARTTTIAALRTAVIVAQALANQKMVLDQIDAINTTTNNMILQTSEMLKDQTTRIHQQASTAGVSVDTLQRAFDNVFQTMDAIDTFRAEAAKNMEGTVTALESGLEKAKPYLERSRQAEQRELR; encoded by the coding sequence ATGAGCACGCCACTCACTCCGCCGGACGCCAACGATCAGGCCGCAGCCTCCCTCGTCCTGCACGCACCGGACGCACCGGACGTCGTGCAGGCCGAAGAGGCACCTGGCATGGTCCCGGTCCCCGCTGAACGCCAGACCGAGATCCAGCAGCAGGCGCGGTCCTTCGTGACCGAGGTGGCGACGCTCGACCCGCGGTCCCCCGAGTTCACGCAGAAGATCGAGGGGATCAACCAGATCGGCGGCAAGGAGATGGTGCAGTCCAGCGGCTACTCCTCCCGCATGCTCGAACGATCCTCGACCTCGGTGGCCGGCGCGAAGCGTTCCGGCGACAGCGCGCAGATCAAGGTCGCGACGACGCTCGGCGACCTCCGCAGCACCGTCGAGGACCTGACGCCGAACCAGGCCGACCTCGGTGTCGGCCGGAAGATCCTCGGCTTCATCCCGGGTGGCAACAAGCTCGCGAAGTACTTCCAGAAGTACGAGTCCGCGCAGACCCAGCTCGACAAGATCATCAAGTCGCTCATGGCCGGCCAGGACGAACTCCTCAAGGACAACGCCGCACTCGCCGGCGAGAAGGTCCAGCTGTGGGAGACGATGCAGGCGCTCAGTGAGTACGCCGTCTTCGCGAAGGCGCTCGACGCCGCGTGTGTCGAGAAGATCGACCAGGCGCGCTCCGCCGGCCGTGTCGAGGAGGCGCAGAAGCTCGAGGCCGACGTCCTCTTCCCCGTGCGTCAGCGCCACCAGGACATCCTCACGCAGCTGGCCGTGTCGGTGCAGGGCTACCTCGCGATGGACCTCATCCGGAAGAACAACCTCGAACTCATCAAGGGTGTCGACCGGGCCCGCACCACGACGATCGCCGCCCTGCGGACCGCCGTCATCGTCGCCCAGGCGCTCGCGAACCAGAAGATGGTCCTCGACCAGATCGACGCGATCAACACCACGACGAACAACATGATCCTGCAGACCAGCGAGATGCTGAAGGACCAGACGACGCGGATCCACCAGCAGGCTTCCACCGCCGGCGTCAGCGTCGACACCCTGCAGCGCGCGTTCGACAACGTGTTCCAGACCATGGACGCGATCGACACCTTCCGTGCCGAAGCCGCGAAGAACATGGAGGGCACGGTCACCGCTCTGGAGTCCGGCCTCGAGAAGGCGAAGCCGTACCTCGAGCGCAGCCGTCAGGCTGAGCAGCGCGAACTCCGCTAG
- a CDS encoding HAD family hydrolase: MSALVACDLDRTLIYSPKAFWLETPDPEAPSIVVSELWNGVPISFMTRESERLLIELRTQAVFMPVTTRTVAQYQRVQLPGGAPDYAITSNGGEILVDGVPDADWRARVRTHLTDHTAPLDEALARFEELASPTWIHKTNVADALFFYSIVERDAIPAGWLEQVEQECERLGWTVSLQGRKLYCVPRTLTKHDAVSEVARRLDGPLVLAAGDSLLDQSMLETADLAFRPAHGELDDEGFALDTLTVTGRRGILAGEELLRLMTAAAQGGRGIR; encoded by the coding sequence GTGAGCGCGCTCGTCGCCTGCGACCTCGACCGCACCCTCATCTACTCGCCGAAGGCGTTCTGGCTCGAGACCCCGGACCCGGAGGCGCCGTCGATCGTCGTCTCGGAACTCTGGAACGGCGTCCCGATCTCGTTCATGACACGCGAATCGGAGCGTCTGCTGATCGAGCTGCGGACGCAGGCCGTGTTCATGCCGGTCACGACCAGGACCGTGGCGCAGTACCAGCGGGTGCAGTTGCCGGGCGGCGCCCCCGACTACGCGATCACGAGCAACGGCGGCGAGATCCTCGTCGACGGGGTCCCCGACGCCGACTGGCGTGCGCGCGTGCGGACGCACCTCACCGACCACACCGCACCACTCGACGAGGCGCTCGCGCGGTTCGAGGAGCTGGCGTCGCCGACGTGGATCCACAAGACGAACGTCGCGGACGCGCTGTTCTTCTACTCGATCGTCGAACGCGACGCGATCCCCGCAGGCTGGTTGGAGCAGGTCGAGCAGGAGTGCGAGCGACTCGGGTGGACGGTGTCCCTGCAGGGGCGCAAGCTCTACTGCGTGCCGCGGACGCTCACGAAGCACGACGCCGTCAGCGAGGTCGCGCGCCGACTCGACGGCCCGCTCGTCCTCGCCGCCGGAGACTCCCTCCTCGACCAGTCGATGCTCGAGACCGCCGACCTCGCGTTCCGGCCGGCCCATGGCGAACTCGACGACGAGGGGTTCGCGCTCGACACCCTCACCGTCACCGGGCGACGTGGCATCCTCGCCGGCGAGGAGCTGCTCCGGCTCATGACGGCCGCGGCGCAGGGCGGACGAGGGATCCGCTGA
- a CDS encoding molybdopterin molybdotransferase MoeA: MTRSSWSDARRIAHAAGVEQRSQVVDSVELATALGHVLAAPLVSPIAIPHYASSAMDGWAVAGAGPWELVRGAAADRARSVGLEVGTAVEVLTGGLIPTGAVAVLQREHGIVEETADALRLGLSPQAPREEPVAGRHIRDAGTESPAGTILLDQGTRLGPVHLAVAAGGGFDRVPVVPRPKVRLVLTGDEVVTSGVPGAGFVRDSFGPSLPGVIASLGGVVTSSVRVRDDASATAEALGTTTLGTTALTEPPARRAGEVIVTTGGTGGSRADHVRALLRDAGAEFLVDGVEVRPGGPALLARLPDGRLVVGLPGNPLAALLSVLTLVQPLLAGQQGLGLPPLRPVVLASPVDPTRSETVLRPYRAVLDAETAAVTAEPSPWHGAAMLRGLADADGVLVHSGTGAAAGTVVPSLDLPW; this comes from the coding sequence ATGACGAGGTCGTCGTGGTCGGACGCCCGCCGCATCGCCCACGCGGCCGGGGTCGAGCAGCGATCGCAGGTCGTCGACAGCGTCGAGCTCGCCACCGCGCTCGGCCACGTCCTCGCCGCGCCCCTCGTGTCGCCCATCGCGATCCCGCACTACGCCTCCTCGGCGATGGACGGATGGGCCGTCGCCGGCGCAGGGCCCTGGGAGCTGGTCCGTGGGGCCGCCGCCGACCGGGCGCGCTCGGTCGGCCTGGAGGTCGGCACCGCGGTCGAGGTCCTGACCGGCGGGCTCATCCCGACCGGTGCCGTCGCCGTCCTGCAGCGGGAACACGGCATCGTGGAGGAGACCGCCGACGCCCTCCGACTCGGTCTCTCCCCGCAGGCTCCGCGCGAGGAACCGGTAGCGGGGCGCCACATCCGCGACGCCGGGACCGAGTCACCGGCGGGGACGATCCTGCTGGACCAGGGCACCCGGCTCGGCCCCGTGCACCTCGCGGTCGCGGCCGGCGGCGGTTTCGACCGGGTGCCGGTGGTGCCGCGGCCGAAGGTCCGACTCGTCCTCACCGGTGACGAGGTCGTGACGAGCGGGGTGCCCGGCGCGGGGTTCGTGCGCGACAGTTTCGGCCCGTCGCTGCCGGGGGTGATCGCGTCGCTCGGCGGCGTCGTCACCTCGAGTGTCCGGGTGCGCGACGACGCCTCCGCGACGGCCGAGGCCCTCGGCACCACGACGCTCGGCACCACCGCGCTCACCGAGCCACCCGCCCGTCGGGCAGGCGAGGTCATCGTCACCACCGGTGGGACGGGCGGCTCGCGAGCCGACCACGTCCGCGCGCTGCTGCGCGACGCCGGGGCGGAGTTCCTCGTCGACGGCGTCGAGGTGCGCCCCGGCGGTCCGGCTCTGCTCGCCCGGCTGCCGGACGGTCGGCTCGTCGTCGGCTTGCCGGGCAATCCGCTCGCGGCGCTGCTCAGCGTCCTCACCCTCGTGCAGCCGCTGCTCGCCGGCCAGCAGGGGCTCGGGCTGCCGCCCCTCCGGCCAGTGGTGCTCGCGTCTCCCGTCGACCCGACCCGCTCCGAGACGGTGCTGCGTCCGTACCGGGCGGTGCTCGACGCTGAGACGGCGGCCGTCACCGCGGAGCCGTCACCGTGGCACGGAGCCGCCATGCTCCGTGGCCTGGCCGACGCCGACGGCGTGCTCGTGCACTCGGGCACCGGTGCGGCGGCGGGCACGGTGGTGCCGTCCCTCGACCTGCCCTGGTAG
- the fdhD gene encoding formate dehydrogenase accessory sulfurtransferase FdhD — MTRITARRRVTRITVGQPARTREDVLAVEEPLEIRVGGRSLAITMRTPGHDVDLAIGFLVSEGVVARGDEVRTARYCAGATDEGVNTYNVLDVALAPGVPAPDPSLERNFFTTSSCGLCGKASIDAVRTSSRYTVADDDFRLDPALLITFPDRLRAQQAVFERTGGLHAAGLFDATTGEMLVLREDVGRHNAVDKVVGWAAKEGLLPLRSMVLMVSGRASFELTQKASMAGIPMLAAVSAPSSLAAELATELGMTLVGFLRGDSMVVYSGAHRLASPDPAVVHEVVEHGVVEHGVSA, encoded by the coding sequence ATGACTCGCATCACGGCGCGCAGACGCGTCACCCGGATCACCGTGGGACAGCCCGCGCGCACTCGCGAGGACGTCCTCGCCGTCGAGGAGCCGCTGGAGATCCGCGTCGGCGGCCGTTCGCTCGCCATCACCATGCGGACGCCCGGCCACGACGTCGACCTCGCCATCGGGTTCCTCGTCTCGGAGGGCGTCGTCGCTCGGGGTGACGAGGTCAGGACCGCCCGGTACTGCGCCGGTGCCACCGACGAGGGCGTCAACACCTACAACGTGCTCGACGTCGCCCTGGCTCCCGGCGTCCCCGCCCCCGACCCGAGCCTGGAGCGGAACTTCTTCACGACGAGTTCGTGCGGGCTCTGCGGGAAGGCGAGCATCGACGCCGTCCGGACGAGTTCGCGGTACACCGTCGCGGACGACGACTTCCGCCTCGACCCGGCGCTCCTCATCACCTTCCCCGACCGCCTCCGCGCCCAGCAGGCCGTGTTCGAGCGGACCGGCGGGCTGCACGCTGCGGGCCTGTTCGACGCGACGACCGGCGAGATGCTCGTGCTCCGGGAGGACGTCGGTCGACACAACGCGGTCGACAAGGTCGTCGGCTGGGCGGCGAAGGAGGGCCTGCTCCCGCTGCGGTCCATGGTGCTCATGGTCTCCGGTCGGGCGAGCTTCGAGCTCACGCAGAAGGCTTCGATGGCCGGCATCCCGATGCTCGCCGCCGTCTCCGCGCCGTCGTCGCTCGCGGCCGAGTTGGCGACCGAACTCGGGATGACGCTCGTCGGGTTCCTCCGCGGCGACTCCATGGTCGTCTACAGCGGTGCGCACCGACTGGCGTCGCCGGACCCGGCGGTCGTCCACGAGGTCGTCGAACACGGCGTGGTCGAGCACGGAGTCAGCGCATGA
- a CDS encoding TerD family protein, whose protein sequence is MASLVAGANAALTAENPGLDKLLIGFGWDVIASRGPQSEPVPLAIMCGDDGKALSDDHLVFFNQVESQDGAVTFASEADDEEIDVDLSRVPDAVTKIAFLLYIDPDVRGPGDFSPVRSAFVRVATADDRELVRFDIPMSEVRSSQALLLAELYRHRDDWKFRALGQGYAGGLAGVARDFRIDL, encoded by the coding sequence ATGGCGTCGCTCGTCGCGGGCGCGAACGCCGCGCTGACCGCCGAGAACCCCGGTCTCGACAAGCTCCTCATCGGGTTCGGTTGGGACGTCATCGCGAGCCGCGGCCCGCAGAGTGAACCCGTGCCGCTGGCGATCATGTGCGGCGACGACGGCAAGGCCCTCTCCGACGACCACCTCGTGTTCTTCAACCAGGTCGAGAGCCAGGACGGTGCGGTCACCTTCGCATCCGAGGCCGACGACGAGGAGATCGACGTCGACCTGTCCCGCGTGCCGGACGCGGTCACGAAGATCGCGTTCCTGCTGTACATCGACCCCGACGTCCGGGGGCCAGGGGACTTCTCCCCCGTCCGCTCCGCCTTCGTCCGCGTCGCGACCGCTGACGACCGCGAGCTCGTGCGCTTCGACATCCCGATGTCCGAGGTGCGCTCCAGCCAGGCGCTGCTGCTCGCCGAGCTGTACCGGCACCGCGACGACTGGAAGTTCCGCGCCCTCGGCCAGGGCTACGCCGGCGGGCTCGCCGGTGTCGCGCGCGACTTCCGAATCGACCTCTGA
- a CDS encoding phosphoribosyltransferase domain-containing protein, producing MTVWTGGFVSEAVGIRLRSDEARSLIPVEDLVGLALRDNPKRAQLLVSTVLAKHVPTVPALALAAGELLGLLVRCALDGTEPDPAPFETVARLLARRGLPDTTGLAELRAVRQQLAGLRDAAPEPGSELVTIGYAETATGLGHVVADALRSPYLHSTRHEEDAPFTPFEEEHSHASDHRLYPSDPDWATAGGTTVLVDDELSTGRTVRNTITALHTTTPQSRWVVAALIDLRSEEDRRAFDELAARLGTTISVVALGAGAVDLPHDVLSLARQVIDAAPPAAVADRAAGVVDLVDATDLPPVRSARFGTAGRFDEAAIRAVAERVLPSLPAGEVLVLGSEEFIAVPLVVADQLDEARGATRFSTTTRSPIAVIDRDDYAVASAVSFTSHDRTIDGRGPRFAYNLSRGGSRFAAVVLFPEPGADRELLLEPGGVVEALRTVTDVVLLVLLAESVPTPAEWNPAP from the coding sequence GTGACGGTCTGGACGGGCGGCTTCGTCAGCGAGGCCGTCGGCATCCGCCTGCGCTCGGACGAGGCCCGGAGCCTGATCCCCGTGGAGGACCTCGTCGGGCTGGCCCTCCGCGACAACCCGAAGCGCGCGCAGCTGCTCGTCTCGACGGTGCTCGCCAAACACGTCCCGACGGTGCCGGCGCTCGCCCTCGCGGCGGGTGAGCTCCTCGGTCTCCTCGTCCGGTGCGCGCTCGACGGCACCGAACCGGACCCGGCCCCGTTCGAGACGGTCGCGCGGCTCCTCGCTCGTCGCGGCCTGCCGGACACCACCGGGCTCGCCGAGCTCCGCGCCGTCCGACAGCAGCTGGCCGGCCTCCGCGACGCGGCGCCGGAGCCAGGCTCCGAGCTCGTCACCATCGGATACGCCGAGACGGCCACCGGGCTCGGCCACGTCGTCGCCGACGCCCTCCGCTCGCCCTACCTCCACTCGACGCGCCACGAGGAGGACGCCCCCTTCACACCCTTCGAGGAGGAGCACTCCCACGCGAGCGACCACCGGCTGTACCCGAGCGATCCCGACTGGGCCACCGCCGGCGGGACGACGGTGCTCGTGGACGACGAGCTGAGCACCGGCCGAACGGTCCGGAACACCATCACCGCGCTCCACACCACCACCCCGCAGTCCCGGTGGGTCGTCGCCGCCCTGATCGACCTCCGATCCGAGGAGGACCGGCGGGCGTTCGACGAACTCGCCGCCCGACTCGGCACGACGATCTCCGTGGTGGCGCTCGGCGCGGGTGCCGTCGACCTCCCCCACGACGTGCTCTCGCTCGCGCGACAGGTCATCGACGCAGCACCGCCGGCCGCCGTCGCCGACCGGGCCGCCGGGGTGGTCGACCTCGTCGACGCCACCGACCTCCCGCCGGTGCGGAGCGCCCGGTTCGGCACCGCCGGCCGGTTCGACGAGGCGGCGATCCGGGCGGTCGCCGAACGGGTCCTGCCGTCACTCCCCGCCGGCGAGGTCCTCGTCCTCGGCTCCGAGGAGTTCATCGCGGTGCCGCTCGTGGTCGCCGACCAGCTCGACGAGGCTCGCGGGGCCACCCGCTTCTCGACCACCACGCGGTCGCCCATCGCGGTGATCGACCGCGACGACTACGCCGTCGCGAGCGCCGTGTCCTTCACGAGCCACGACCGCACCATCGACGGCCGTGGCCCCCGGTTCGCCTACAACCTCTCGCGCGGCGGATCCCGCTTCGCGGCGGTGGTCCTGTTCCCCGAACCGGGCGCCGACCGCGAGCTGCTGCTCGAACCCGGCGGCGTCGTCGAGGCGCTCCGGACCGTCACCGACGTCGTCCTCCTCGTCCTGCTCGCCGAATCCGTCCCCACCCCAGCCGAATGGAACCCCGCACCGTGA
- a CDS encoding DUF6457 domain-containing protein: MTDDLHAVLAEWSDRVSEALDLGDVPVDIDAVLGLAGTAAHAVRRPAAPLTTYLVGIAVGKAVAAGADPTAVAQAATAAVERLAAAASDDADTGGTA; this comes from the coding sequence ATGACCGATGACCTGCACGCCGTCCTCGCCGAGTGGAGCGACCGGGTGTCCGAGGCGCTCGACCTCGGTGACGTCCCGGTCGACATCGACGCCGTCCTGGGGCTCGCCGGCACCGCGGCCCACGCGGTCCGCCGTCCTGCCGCTCCGCTCACCACCTACCTCGTCGGCATCGCCGTCGGGAAGGCCGTCGCAGCCGGGGCCGACCCGACAGCCGTCGCGCAGGCGGCGACGGCGGCGGTCGAACGGCTGGCCGCCGCGGCGTCCGACGACGCCGACACCGGCGGCACGGCATGA
- a CDS encoding HpcH/HpaI aldolase/citrate lyase family protein, with protein sequence MRHFSYVDDKRAAKLFHKLPEPISIDSPPEHLAAALGATLYSPGTRTTLAKDVVKQAKHGCLSMVLCLEDSVPDDAVEVAETNVAEAMQQLAAKRAGSKRLVLPLLFIRVRTPEQLERVACMLGPGLDLLSGFVIPKYENSDGVADRFFEALGRVQREYGQDGSNGARRLRVMPILESPRMIHRETRDDTLSGIVDVTKAHREDVLAVRIGATDLSSAFSLRRSRDLTVYDVKLVSSVIADVVNVFGRPGDDFVITGTVWEHFQTAERLMRPQLRMTPFQDANEAQLRQKLLLKGLDGLIREIALDQANGLLGKTVIHPSHVPVVHAMSVVSHEEYVDALSVVGDVGGGANASPYRNKMNEMKPHQAWARKTLLRAEAFGVAAEETTFVDLLETSMR encoded by the coding sequence ATGCGCCACTTCAGCTACGTGGACGACAAGCGCGCCGCGAAACTGTTCCACAAGCTCCCCGAGCCCATCAGCATCGACTCACCTCCCGAGCATCTCGCCGCCGCGCTGGGCGCCACGCTGTACAGCCCGGGCACGCGCACCACCCTGGCGAAGGACGTCGTGAAGCAGGCGAAGCACGGTTGCCTGAGCATGGTCCTGTGCCTCGAGGACTCGGTCCCCGACGACGCGGTCGAGGTCGCCGAGACGAACGTCGCGGAGGCGATGCAGCAGCTCGCCGCCAAGCGTGCGGGGTCCAAGCGCCTCGTGCTGCCGCTGCTCTTCATCCGCGTCCGCACGCCGGAGCAGCTCGAGCGGGTCGCCTGCATGCTCGGTCCCGGCCTCGACCTGCTGAGCGGCTTCGTCATCCCCAAGTACGAGAACAGCGACGGGGTGGCCGACCGCTTCTTCGAGGCACTCGGCCGGGTGCAGCGCGAATACGGCCAGGACGGCTCGAACGGCGCTCGACGACTCCGCGTCATGCCGATCCTCGAATCGCCGCGGATGATCCACCGCGAGACCCGCGACGACACGCTCTCCGGCATCGTCGACGTCACGAAGGCCCACCGCGAGGACGTGCTCGCCGTCCGGATCGGGGCCACCGACCTCTCGAGCGCCTTCTCGCTCCGGCGCTCCCGCGACCTCACCGTGTACGACGTGAAGCTCGTCTCCTCGGTCATCGCCGACGTCGTCAACGTCTTCGGTCGCCCGGGCGACGACTTCGTCATCACCGGGACCGTGTGGGAGCACTTCCAGACGGCGGAGCGCCTCATGCGCCCGCAGTTGCGCATGACCCCGTTCCAGGACGCCAACGAGGCGCAGCTGCGGCAGAAGCTGCTGCTGAAGGGACTCGACGGTCTCATCCGCGAGATCGCCCTCGACCAGGCGAACGGCCTGCTCGGCAAGACGGTCATCCACCCGAGCCACGTGCCGGTCGTCCACGCGATGTCGGTCGTGAGCCACGAGGAGTACGTCGACGCGCTCTCCGTGGTGGGCGACGTCGGCGGCGGAGCGAACGCCTCGCCGTACCGGAACAAGATGAACGAGATGAAACCGCACCAGGCGTGGGCGCGGAAGACCCTGCTGCGCGCCGAGGCCTTCGGGGTGGCGGCGGAGGAGACGACCTTCGTCGACCTCCTCGAGACGAGCATGCGGTGA